In Coriobacteriaceae bacterium, a single window of DNA contains:
- a CDS encoding efflux RND transporter periplasmic adaptor subunit, which translates to MSNVPTITPGPDDTGRVPEGATETLPLITSAPTAQQNDDEQGNAGISDDEAYAKLKAKRAERRRKKLVRRGIAAGIVGGIVLIAIIVSVVLNSQPQSAGEPVTDMVMEGTFTTTVEAKGQLKPISASVVSPSVDGTVASINVQAGQSVNEGDVLMTIKNDELDNAVAEAQRAVAAAQEDLKNAQATLAAAQAAPTLDADGVTTPTDATANASAVSSAQRNLASAQATLDQANAKATERTVKAPSSGSIVELNAKVGATVTGGMVMGEGDTSGGKQCMQIADLSKMKVTVQVGEKDIAKIAVGQSANVTYPAFPDIVSQGTVTAIASVANSDAANGGGGSVTFNVDILIEAPDSRLKPGMTAEVSVVTEQLDDVVMVPTMALMTEDGEHYYVNLATDDEGKETRRVKVTVVTQNDNEAVVGKTQVKRDEQGNEINPDVPVTKLRDGDTIVVDTGAGMTADGGDSMPADEGM; encoded by the coding sequence ATGTCGAATGTCCCCACCATCACCCCGGGTCCCGACGATACCGGGCGCGTGCCGGAAGGCGCAACTGAAACTCTACCGCTCATCACAAGCGCCCCCACGGCACAGCAAAACGACGACGAGCAAGGTAACGCCGGAATATCCGACGATGAGGCTTACGCAAAGCTCAAGGCCAAGCGCGCGGAGCGGCGCCGCAAAAAGCTCGTCCGCCGCGGCATCGCTGCCGGCATCGTGGGCGGCATTGTCCTAATTGCCATTATTGTGAGCGTTGTCCTCAATTCGCAGCCGCAATCTGCAGGTGAACCTGTTACCGACATGGTCATGGAAGGCACCTTTACCACGACTGTCGAGGCAAAAGGACAGCTCAAGCCAATTTCTGCCTCAGTGGTCTCCCCTTCTGTTGACGGCACGGTAGCATCGATCAACGTGCAAGCCGGTCAGAGCGTCAACGAGGGCGACGTGCTCATGACCATTAAAAACGATGAGCTCGATAATGCCGTTGCCGAGGCGCAGCGCGCGGTCGCGGCCGCCCAGGAAGACCTGAAAAACGCACAGGCGACACTTGCTGCCGCACAGGCAGCACCGACGCTGGATGCCGACGGAGTGACCACCCCGACGGATGCAACCGCCAACGCCAGCGCCGTCTCGAGCGCTCAGCGCAATCTCGCCTCGGCCCAGGCAACCCTGGACCAGGCAAACGCCAAGGCGACCGAACGCACCGTAAAGGCCCCCAGCTCGGGTAGCATCGTCGAACTCAACGCCAAAGTGGGCGCCACGGTGACCGGAGGCATGGTCATGGGCGAAGGTGACACGAGCGGCGGCAAGCAGTGCATGCAAATCGCCGACCTCTCTAAGATGAAGGTGACGGTTCAGGTGGGCGAAAAGGACATCGCCAAGATCGCCGTGGGCCAGAGCGCCAACGTTACCTATCCCGCGTTTCCCGATATCGTGAGCCAGGGCACCGTCACGGCTATCGCATCGGTTGCAAACTCCGACGCAGCCAACGGTGGTGGCGGAAGCGTAACCTTTAACGTCGACATCCTCATCGAAGCACCCGACAGCCGCCTTAAGCCCGGTATGACTGCCGAGGTCTCGGTGGTGACCGAGCAGCTTGACGACGTAGTCATGGTGCCCACCATGGCGCTCATGACCGAGGATGGCGAGCACTATTACGTCAATCTGGCCACCGATGACGAAGGCAAGGAAACGCGCCGCGTGAAGGTAACTGTCGTGACGCAAAACGACAACGAAGCTGTGGTCGGCAAGACGCAGGTCAAGCGCGACGAGCAAGGCAACGAGATCAACCCCGACGTGCCGGTTACCAAGCTGCGCGATGGAGACACCATCGTGGTGGATACCGGCGCGGGCATGACGGCAGACGGCGGCGACAGTATGCCTGCCGATGAGGGCATGTAA
- a CDS encoding L,D-transpeptidase has protein sequence MSQLDRSQLIPDPQQPSRQPGGIQSPRPIAPAHGQQHGAANTSPRPNQGQHQQRQQRSAHGAGHNQGPSHTRVSNNRGPADNRSAKGNKTGGKTAFFVVLGLVAIVYIVGVVAFSQIAYPNTTIAGVDISFSNASSAATKVNSAWKHYKLTVSGEDFSWTYQPESDEPIVDGEAAAHEIIGSNEPLLWPSRLIASLGGKNVSATKNGTIDLEQDVDLSMLSDAFDQKQFEEDLGAAIDAFNEGRTGTFEASSSYDEKAGKFTIEKARSNEKLNREHVIKYAEIELASLSETVDLTKLGNDAYEPLNGTLTNDQIQAACDAANNFLGVNVTLKLNGNDAGKVDGSSVLQWISFADPANPTLDTSQISNWAADLANGFNTVGSTRWWTRADGKQCAVEGGDFGWSIDSSTLAKQVEDAINNKQTGEIEINYSQKADTFTAKGEPDWKAYIDVDLSEQHARYYDESGNIVWEANFISGKPGEDATPEGVWQINSNDGATKLIGAKDPKTGKPKYESPVSYWMPFEGNMVGFHDATWQNDSSFDSAESYKWCGSHGCINLRLADAKALHDCIKVGLCVVVHS, from the coding sequence ATGTCGCAACTCGACCGCAGCCAACTGATCCCCGATCCGCAACAGCCCAGCAGGCAGCCCGGAGGCATCCAATCGCCCCGTCCCATTGCGCCAGCCCATGGTCAACAGCACGGCGCGGCAAATACCTCCCCGCGCCCCAATCAGGGCCAGCATCAGCAGCGTCAGCAGCGTTCCGCACATGGCGCCGGTCACAACCAGGGCCCTTCGCACACTCGAGTTTCTAACAACCGCGGCCCCGCCGACAACCGATCCGCAAAGGGCAATAAGACGGGCGGCAAGACGGCGTTCTTCGTCGTCCTCGGCCTTGTCGCTATCGTCTATATCGTGGGCGTCGTGGCGTTTTCGCAGATTGCCTACCCCAACACCACCATCGCCGGCGTCGATATCTCGTTTTCCAACGCCTCATCCGCCGCTACCAAGGTCAACTCAGCGTGGAAGCACTACAAGCTCACCGTTTCGGGTGAAGACTTTAGCTGGACCTATCAGCCCGAATCCGACGAGCCCATCGTCGACGGCGAGGCAGCTGCCCACGAGATTATCGGCAGCAACGAGCCGCTGCTGTGGCCTTCGCGCCTGATTGCCTCGCTCGGCGGCAAGAACGTTAGCGCGACCAAAAACGGTACCATCGACCTGGAACAGGACGTCGACCTGTCCATGCTCTCGGACGCCTTTGACCAAAAGCAGTTCGAGGAGGATCTGGGTGCCGCCATCGACGCATTCAACGAGGGCCGCACGGGTACCTTTGAGGCATCGAGCTCCTACGACGAGAAGGCGGGCAAGTTCACGATCGAGAAGGCCCGCTCCAACGAAAAGCTCAACCGCGAGCATGTCATTAAGTATGCGGAGATCGAGCTCGCGTCGCTGTCCGAGACCGTCGATCTTACGAAGCTCGGAAACGATGCCTACGAGCCGCTCAACGGCACACTCACCAACGACCAGATCCAGGCCGCATGCGATGCCGCCAACAACTTCCTGGGCGTTAACGTGACCCTTAAGCTCAACGGCAACGATGCCGGCAAGGTCGACGGCAGCTCGGTGCTGCAGTGGATCAGTTTTGCCGACCCCGCGAACCCCACACTTGACACCTCCCAGATCAGCAACTGGGCAGCAGACCTCGCCAATGGCTTTAACACCGTGGGCTCCACTCGTTGGTGGACGCGCGCCGATGGCAAGCAATGTGCCGTCGAAGGCGGTGACTTTGGTTGGTCTATCGATAGCAGCACGCTTGCCAAGCAGGTCGAGGATGCTATAAACAACAAGCAGACCGGCGAGATTGAGATCAATTACTCCCAGAAGGCCGACACCTTTACCGCCAAGGGCGAGCCCGATTGGAAGGCGTATATCGACGTCGACCTGTCCGAGCAGCACGCGCGCTACTACGACGAGAGCGGCAATATCGTTTGGGAGGCCAACTTTATTTCCGGCAAACCGGGCGAAGACGCCACCCCCGAGGGCGTGTGGCAGATCAACAGCAACGACGGCGCCACCAAGCTTATCGGCGCCAAGGACCCCAAGACCGGTAAGCCCAAATACGAGAGCCCGGTGAGCTACTGGATGCCGTTTGAGGGCAACATGGTTGGCTTCCACGACGCTACCTGGCAAAACGATTCGAGTTTCGATAGTGCCGAATCGTACAAATGGTGCGGTAGCCACGGCTGCATCAATCTGCGCCTGGCCGATGCCAAGGCGCTCCACGACTGCATCAAAGTCGGTCTGTGCGTGGTCGTGCATTCCTAG
- the sdaAA gene encoding L-serine ammonia-lyase, iron-sulfur-dependent, subunit alpha — MAGKPQTLATTSAFEILGPVMVGPSSSHTAGALRCAQVAASLLEGRITKVTFGLWNSFAHTYRGHGTDRALVAGILGLDTDDENIKQAFNLAREQGLDYHFDIKGDDASIHPNTVDIEMVDDTGATAQVRGESLGGGKMRISRINGVGVDISGMYSTLFVAHQDVPGVLAALTNLLAYAHVNIAFCRTYRTEVGGQAYSVFETDGAPDDTVVPMLRKLDNVDYATFIELPGSASSLSPGVSAKEIFDDGEQMLDACAELGLNIGAVMAVREARLTGEAHAIAAMRRVLDVMREETTAPIANPQRSLGGLIGGEAKLVDATCRNDLSASLMGPVQTDAVARAMAVLERSATMGVIVAAPTAGSAGVVPGCVLALADHLQLDEEQVMNALYCAAAIGLNLTTSACVAGAEGGCQAEVGSAAAMAAAALVQMMGGTPEQALDASSIALSNLLGLVCDPVGGLVEVPCQNRNAIGVAAAFSSAQLALAGIKSLVPFDQMAHVMLSVGHALPATLRETAKGGIAQAPAALSACAKCGICG; from the coding sequence ATGGCAGGCAAGCCGCAAACACTAGCTACGACCTCGGCATTCGAGATCTTGGGCCCCGTCATGGTCGGCCCCAGCTCGTCGCACACCGCCGGCGCCCTGCGCTGCGCCCAGGTTGCCGCCAGCCTGCTGGAAGGCCGCATCACCAAGGTCACCTTTGGCCTGTGGAACTCCTTTGCCCATACCTACCGCGGCCACGGCACCGACCGCGCGCTCGTCGCGGGTATCTTGGGCCTCGATACCGACGACGAGAACATCAAGCAGGCCTTTAACCTCGCACGCGAGCAGGGTCTCGACTATCACTTTGACATCAAGGGCGACGACGCCTCCATCCACCCCAACACCGTCGACATCGAGATGGTCGACGACACGGGCGCCACGGCACAGGTCCGCGGCGAGAGCCTCGGCGGCGGCAAGATGCGCATCAGCCGCATCAACGGCGTCGGCGTCGACATCTCGGGCATGTATTCCACGCTCTTCGTGGCGCACCAGGACGTTCCCGGCGTGCTCGCAGCGCTCACGAACCTGCTCGCCTACGCACACGTGAACATCGCCTTCTGCCGCACCTATCGCACCGAGGTGGGCGGCCAGGCCTATTCCGTCTTTGAGACCGACGGCGCTCCCGACGACACCGTCGTCCCCATGCTGCGCAAGCTCGACAATGTCGATTACGCCACGTTTATCGAGCTCCCGGGCTCGGCCTCGTCGCTCTCCCCCGGCGTCTCGGCCAAGGAAATCTTCGACGACGGCGAGCAGATGCTCGATGCGTGCGCCGAACTCGGTTTGAATATCGGCGCCGTCATGGCCGTGCGCGAGGCGCGTCTGACCGGCGAGGCCCATGCTATCGCAGCCATGCGCCGCGTGCTCGACGTCATGCGCGAGGAGACCACGGCCCCCATCGCCAATCCGCAGCGATCGCTCGGCGGGCTTATCGGCGGAGAGGCCAAGCTCGTCGATGCCACCTGCCGCAACGATTTGAGCGCAAGCCTGATGGGCCCCGTTCAGACCGATGCCGTGGCCCGCGCGATGGCCGTGCTTGAGCGCTCCGCCACCATGGGCGTGATCGTTGCCGCCCCCACGGCCGGCTCCGCGGGCGTCGTCCCCGGCTGCGTGCTGGCGCTCGCCGATCACCTCCAGCTCGACGAGGAACAGGTCATGAATGCCCTCTACTGCGCCGCCGCCATCGGCCTCAACCTCACCACGAGCGCCTGCGTCGCCGGCGCCGAGGGCGGATGTCAGGCCGAGGTTGGAAGCGCTGCCGCCATGGCCGCCGCCGCGCTGGTCCAGATGATGGGCGGCACGCCCGAGCAAGCGCTCGACGCCAGCTCCATTGCACTGAGCAACCTGTTGGGCCTCGTTTGCGACCCCGTCGGCGGCCTTGTCGAGGTGCCCTGCCAAAACCGCAACGCCATCGGCGTGGCCGCGGCCTTCAGCTCGGCGCAGCTCGCCCTCGCCGGCATCAAGAGCCTGGTGCCGTTTGACCAGATGGCGCACGTGATGCTCTCGGTGGGCCACGCCCTGCCCGCCACGTTGCGCGAGACGGCCAAGGGCGGCATCGCGCAGGCTCCGGCAGCACTCTCGGCGTGCGCAAAATGCGGAATATGCGGATAG
- the metK gene encoding methionine adenosyltransferase, with protein sequence MSEELRSIPPQHGSFVFTSESVTEGHPDKIADQISDAVLDAILAKEIELQEQGYIAPNGVPANVENVRCACETLVTTGTVIVAGEIRTQAYVDVQEIARGVIRRIGYNRAKFGFDCDTCGVMSLIHEQSPDIAQGVDESFETQTGATTDPIDLIGAGDQGMMFGYASNETKTLMPMPHYLASRLAERLSAVRHDGTLPYLRPDGKTQVTVRYEDGKPVEVTTIVISTQHAAEIEDMGKIKDDLIEHVITPVMAAENMPWNNADIYVNPTGRFVVGGPMGDTGLTGRKIIVDTYGGYGRHGGGAFSGKDCTKVDRSAAYAARWVAKNVVAAGLADRCEVELAYAIGVSKPLSIMVDTFGTAHVAEDKIVEAVEKTFDLRPGAIIRDLDLRRPIYEKTAAYGHFGREDPDFTWEKTDRVEELKAACGL encoded by the coding sequence ATGTCAGAAGAGCTTCGTTCCATCCCACCCCAACACGGATCCTTTGTGTTTACGTCGGAGTCGGTGACCGAAGGTCATCCCGATAAGATCGCCGACCAGATCAGCGATGCCGTCCTCGACGCAATCCTTGCCAAAGAAATAGAGCTGCAGGAGCAGGGCTATATTGCGCCCAACGGCGTGCCCGCCAACGTGGAAAACGTCCGCTGCGCCTGCGAGACCCTCGTGACCACCGGCACCGTCATCGTTGCCGGCGAGATCCGCACCCAGGCCTACGTCGACGTGCAGGAAATTGCCCGTGGCGTTATCCGCCGCATTGGTTACAACCGTGCAAAGTTCGGTTTTGACTGCGATACCTGCGGCGTTATGAGCCTCATCCACGAGCAGTCGCCCGATATCGCCCAGGGTGTCGACGAGTCCTTCGAGACCCAGACCGGCGCTACCACCGACCCGATCGACCTGATCGGCGCTGGCGACCAGGGCATGATGTTCGGCTACGCCTCCAACGAGACCAAGACCCTCATGCCCATGCCGCACTACCTGGCAAGCCGCCTGGCCGAGCGCCTGTCCGCCGTGCGCCACGACGGTACCCTGCCCTATCTGCGCCCCGACGGCAAGACTCAGGTCACGGTGCGCTACGAGGACGGCAAGCCAGTCGAGGTCACGACCATCGTCATCTCCACGCAGCACGCTGCCGAAATTGAGGACATGGGCAAGATCAAGGACGACCTCATCGAGCACGTCATCACCCCCGTCATGGCTGCCGAGAACATGCCGTGGAACAACGCCGACATCTACGTGAACCCCACCGGTCGCTTTGTCGTGGGCGGCCCCATGGGCGACACGGGCCTCACCGGCCGCAAGATCATCGTCGACACCTACGGCGGTTACGGCCGTCACGGCGGCGGCGCCTTTAGCGGCAAGGACTGCACCAAGGTCGACCGTTCCGCCGCATACGCCGCGCGCTGGGTCGCCAAGAACGTGGTGGCTGCCGGCCTGGCCGACCGCTGCGAGGTCGAGCTGGCCTACGCCATCGGCGTGTCCAAGCCGCTGTCGATCATGGTCGACACCTTTGGCACCGCACATGTTGCCGAGGACAAGATCGTCGAGGCCGTGGAGAAGACCTTCGACCTGCGCCCGGGCGCCATCATCCGCGACCTGGACCTGCGCCGCCCCATCTACGAAAAGACGGCAGCCTACGGTCACTTTGGCCGCGAAGACCCCGACTTCACCTGGGAGAAAACCGACCGAGTCGAAGAACTCAAAGCAGCCTGCGGTCTGTAA
- the gltX gene encoding glutamate--tRNA ligase — translation MASDVRVRFAPSPTGKLHIGGARTAIYNWAFARANGGTFILRIDDTDPTRSTEENTQIILRAMRWLGLDWDEGPEVGGDFGPYAQTERLNLYKQAAQQLWDEGKAYPCFCTKEQLEADRKAAQERKDPFQGYQRRCRDLDPEEARRRIEAGESYVLRIKVPEDRGDVVIHDAVHGEVTFDAKELDDFVIFRSDGTPTYNFATVVDDAMMKITHVIRGDDHLSNTPRQVMVYEALGAPVPTFAHISMILGADGKKLSKRHGATSVEEYRDAGYLSDAFVNYLALLGWSLDGETTIIPRDVLASKFSLDRISKNPATFDPKKLDWVNAEYINGMTDAQFANEIMVPELHEAGLIEGNVEYGEDWIDALAAIVKPRTKMPADAVTVAAPIFATADTLEYDEKSVNKGLAKEGMSAILDAAKVALEGVTEWTAANIDAALEPLPEQMDLKKRVVFQAVRVAVCGNMVSPPLGETMALVGRDDCLARIDRARTMAL, via the coding sequence ATGGCATCAGACGTTCGCGTCCGCTTTGCACCCTCACCGACGGGCAAGCTGCACATCGGCGGCGCCCGCACCGCTATCTATAACTGGGCTTTTGCCCGCGCAAACGGCGGCACGTTCATCCTGCGCATCGACGACACCGACCCCACCCGTTCCACCGAAGAGAACACGCAGATCATTCTGCGCGCCATGCGTTGGCTGGGTCTTGACTGGGACGAGGGTCCCGAGGTGGGCGGCGACTTTGGTCCCTATGCCCAGACCGAGCGCCTGAACCTGTACAAGCAGGCCGCCCAGCAGCTCTGGGACGAGGGCAAGGCCTATCCCTGCTTCTGCACCAAGGAGCAGCTCGAGGCCGATCGCAAGGCCGCTCAGGAGCGCAAGGACCCCTTCCAGGGCTATCAGCGCCGCTGCCGCGATCTTGATCCCGAGGAGGCCCGCCGCCGCATCGAGGCCGGCGAGTCCTACGTCCTGCGCATCAAGGTGCCCGAGGACCGCGGCGACGTCGTCATCCACGACGCCGTCCACGGTGAGGTGACCTTCGACGCCAAGGAGCTCGACGACTTTGTCATCTTCCGCTCCGATGGCACGCCCACGTATAACTTCGCGACCGTCGTCGACGACGCCATGATGAAGATCACCCATGTCATCCGCGGCGACGACCACCTGTCCAACACCCCGCGTCAGGTCATGGTCTATGAGGCCCTCGGCGCGCCCGTGCCTACGTTCGCCCATATCTCCATGATCTTGGGTGCCGACGGCAAAAAGCTCTCCAAGCGCCACGGCGCCACCTCGGTGGAGGAGTACCGCGACGCCGGTTACCTGTCCGATGCCTTCGTCAACTATCTGGCTCTGCTGGGCTGGTCGCTCGACGGCGAGACCACGATCATCCCGCGTGATGTCCTGGCCAGCAAGTTCTCGCTCGACCGCATCTCCAAGAACCCGGCGACCTTCGATCCCAAGAAGCTCGACTGGGTCAATGCTGAGTACATCAACGGCATGACCGATGCCCAGTTTGCCAACGAGATCATGGTCCCCGAGCTGCACGAGGCAGGCCTCATCGAGGGCAACGTCGAGTACGGCGAGGACTGGATCGACGCGCTCGCTGCCATCGTCAAGCCGCGCACCAAGATGCCGGCCGACGCCGTGACCGTCGCCGCTCCCATCTTCGCTACGGCCGATACGCTCGAGTATGATGAGAAGTCCGTCAACAAGGGGCTGGCCAAGGAAGGCATGAGTGCCATCCTGGATGCCGCCAAGGTCGCGCTCGAGGGTGTTACCGAGTGGACGGCTGCCAACATCGACGCCGCGCTTGAGCCGCTGCCCGAGCAGATGGACCTTAAGAAGCGCGTGGTGTTCCAGGCCGTGCGCGTCGCCGTTTGCGGCAACATGGTGAGCCCTCCGCTGGGCGAGACCATGGCGCTCGTCGGCCGCGACGACTGCCTGGCGCGCATCGACCGCGCCCGCACGATGGCGCTGTAG
- the priA gene encoding primosomal protein N': MAEQLSLFGSPEPKEAPKSAAPAAAPAQPEPASEPVAAYASVVLDIPTRALSEPFAYGIPQSLANDAQIGSTVLVHFGNRAAAGYIVDIAPELANLQGNDALDPARIKPIEAILSKPLFTAEAARIARWMSREYVATLSECLRLFLPPGGSPRVVKGDDGVWTVERPAVKPIQNRWVMLTPDGFDYTPPKTAVRQRQLIEALQCGPVTTRDLNLLYNNMSATIKALEKRGVVVVEERRAWRGCSEQTTLSSASGKAPVALTNGQQQALAQIERARLDAHGDVVLVDGVTGSGKTEVYLSAIERVLAAGRSACVLVPEISLTAQTVGRFRSRFGETVAVFHSRLSAGERLDQWDMVASGAARVVVGARSALFCPLSDLGLIIIDEEHETSYKQGSSPRYHAREVAAEMARRYRCPLVLGSATPSAEALDRCHRGTYGGVTWTRVEMPERPGHAVLPTVRIADLRREFSHGSRSMFSKPLMEGLERVVERREKAVLLHNRRGFAPFLMCRECGCVPTCNHCSTALTYHERTHTLQCHTCGSSWRVQPYPAPTSRCPKCGSRYLAKMGLGTQQIEDALHQMLPEDVAIIRMDADSTRGKDAHKKLLEQFDAADCAVLLGTQMIAKGLDFPEVTLVGVVNADFALKLPDFRAGERAYDLLEQVAGRAGRGDRPGEVVIQTYLPEDPVIRAVAEHDRSIFTDYDLDQRRDALYPPFVRLVNILVWSASRDDAQDYIGRIAKLLKRRWHAAAPDFLRSGSAVPQVLGPASCVIERAKDRYRFHLLVKSPVGYHVSDDIDACLKEVGSVRGVSVSVDVDAYDLM; encoded by the coding sequence ATGGCCGAGCAACTTTCGCTGTTTGGTTCGCCGGAACCTAAGGAAGCTCCGAAGTCCGCGGCCCCTGCTGCCGCCCCGGCGCAGCCCGAGCCCGCATCTGAGCCCGTCGCCGCCTACGCGAGCGTGGTTCTCGACATCCCGACCCGTGCGCTGTCCGAGCCGTTTGCCTACGGCATTCCGCAGTCACTCGCCAACGATGCCCAGATCGGCTCCACCGTCCTAGTCCATTTTGGCAACCGTGCGGCCGCGGGCTATATCGTCGACATCGCGCCCGAGCTTGCCAACCTACAAGGTAACGACGCCCTCGACCCCGCGCGCATCAAGCCTATCGAGGCTATCCTCAGCAAGCCGCTCTTTACCGCTGAGGCTGCACGCATTGCGCGCTGGATGAGTCGCGAGTACGTCGCAACTCTTTCCGAGTGCCTGCGCCTATTCTTGCCTCCGGGTGGAAGTCCGCGCGTGGTCAAGGGCGATGACGGCGTGTGGACCGTTGAGCGCCCCGCCGTCAAGCCTATCCAAAACCGCTGGGTGATGCTTACGCCCGATGGCTTTGACTATACGCCGCCCAAGACTGCCGTTCGCCAACGCCAGCTCATCGAGGCGCTTCAGTGCGGCCCCGTCACGACGCGCGATCTCAACCTGCTCTACAACAACATGTCGGCGACCATCAAGGCGCTCGAAAAACGCGGCGTCGTGGTGGTGGAGGAGCGCCGCGCCTGGCGTGGCTGCAGCGAGCAGACCACGTTGTCCTCGGCAAGCGGCAAGGCGCCGGTCGCGCTCACGAACGGCCAGCAGCAGGCGCTCGCGCAGATTGAGCGTGCTCGCCTGGACGCACACGGCGATGTGGTCCTTGTCGACGGCGTCACCGGATCCGGTAAAACCGAGGTCTACCTCTCCGCTATCGAGCGCGTGCTCGCGGCCGGGCGCTCAGCGTGCGTGCTTGTGCCCGAGATCTCGCTGACGGCTCAAACCGTCGGCCGCTTCCGTTCGCGCTTTGGCGAGACGGTCGCGGTCTTCCATTCCCGTCTTTCGGCCGGTGAGCGCCTGGACCAGTGGGATATGGTCGCAAGTGGCGCCGCCCGTGTTGTCGTCGGCGCGCGTTCGGCACTCTTTTGCCCGCTCAGCGACCTGGGCCTCATCATCATCGACGAGGAGCACGAGACCAGCTACAAACAGGGCTCCAGTCCGCGCTACCATGCGCGCGAGGTGGCGGCCGAGATGGCGCGCCGCTATCGCTGCCCACTCGTGCTGGGCTCGGCTACGCCTTCTGCCGAAGCGCTCGACCGCTGCCACCGCGGCACGTACGGCGGCGTCACGTGGACGCGCGTCGAGATGCCCGAACGCCCGGGTCACGCGGTCCTGCCTACGGTCCGCATTGCCGACCTACGTCGCGAGTTCTCGCACGGTAGCCGCTCAATGTTCTCAAAACCGCTGATGGAAGGCCTGGAGCGCGTTGTGGAGCGGCGAGAGAAGGCTGTGCTGTTGCATAACCGCCGCGGCTTTGCGCCGTTTTTGATGTGTCGCGAGTGCGGTTGCGTCCCCACTTGCAACCACTGCTCCACGGCGCTTACGTACCACGAGCGCACGCACACGCTGCAGTGTCACACCTGTGGTTCGTCCTGGCGCGTGCAGCCGTATCCCGCACCCACGAGTCGTTGCCCCAAATGCGGCAGCCGCTACCTGGCAAAAATGGGCCTGGGCACGCAGCAGATTGAGGACGCGCTGCACCAAATGCTGCCCGAGGACGTCGCCATCATTCGCATGGACGCTGATTCCACGCGTGGCAAGGACGCGCATAAAAAGTTGCTCGAGCAGTTCGATGCCGCCGATTGCGCGGTGCTGCTGGGCACCCAGATGATTGCCAAGGGCCTCGACTTTCCCGAGGTCACGCTTGTGGGTGTAGTCAATGCCGACTTTGCGTTAAAGCTGCCCGATTTTAGAGCGGGGGAGCGCGCCTACGATTTGCTGGAGCAGGTCGCGGGCCGTGCCGGACGCGGCGATCGCCCTGGCGAGGTCGTCATCCAGACCTATCTGCCCGAGGACCCAGTCATCCGCGCCGTCGCCGAGCACGACCGTTCGATCTTTACCGACTACGACCTGGACCAGCGCCGCGACGCACTGTATCCGCCGTTCGTTCGTCTGGTCAACATTTTGGTGTGGTCGGCTAGCCGCGACGATGCGCAGGATTATATCGGGCGCATCGCAAAGCTGCTCAAGCGCCGATGGCATGCCGCCGCTCCCGACTTTTTGCGGTCGGGCAGCGCGGTGCCGCAGGTGCTGGGTCCGGCTTCGTGTGTAATCGAGAGAGCAAAGGACCGTTATCGCTTCCACCTGCTTGTGAAGTCGCCCGTGGGGTACCATGTCTCTGATGATATCGATGCCTGCCTCAAAGAGGTGGGTTCCGTGCGTGGCGTGAGCGTGAGTGTTGACGTCGACGCCTATGATTTGATGTAA
- the def gene encoding peptide deformylase, producing the protein MEANGIVLSPDPRLRQECAVIEEITPAIEALAEKMKKMMFDNGGCGLAAPQIGELIQLVTIDCDYSDKNDYDPYVLINPVIVEQSDHLVPFSEGCLSIPGISCEIERPDHVVVEAYDLDANLIRYEASGDLFCVCLQHEIDHLHGNTMFERLKPMQRLKAVKEYQDALARGARPGETE; encoded by the coding sequence ATGGAAGCCAACGGAATCGTACTGTCGCCCGACCCTCGACTGCGCCAGGAGTGCGCCGTCATCGAGGAGATCACCCCGGCGATCGAGGCACTCGCCGAGAAGATGAAGAAGATGATGTTCGACAACGGTGGTTGCGGTCTGGCTGCCCCGCAGATCGGCGAGCTCATTCAGCTTGTCACCATCGACTGCGATTACAGCGACAAGAACGACTACGATCCGTACGTGCTCATCAATCCCGTCATTGTTGAGCAGAGCGACCATCTGGTGCCGTTTAGCGAGGGCTGCCTGTCCATCCCCGGCATTAGCTGCGAGATTGAGCGTCCCGACCATGTCGTCGTCGAGGCGTATGACCTGGATGCCAACCTGATTCGCTACGAGGCCTCGGGCGATCTGTTCTGCGTGTGCCTGCAGCACGAGATCGATCACCTGCACGGCAACACCATGTTCGAGCGACTCAAGCCCATGCAGAGGCTCAAGGCAGTCAAGGAGTACCAGGACGCCCTGGCCCGCGGCGCTCGACCGGGCGAGACGGAGTAG